atatacattttaaataatatggAATTTAAACACAGTGATAGATGTATAGATGATAGTATTACTTATATGTAGCTTCAGGGATGCACAGGGGGTGGGGGACTGTGAGCACCTAGCCCTTTTGCCTAAATGATTGAAAGTGCACCAGATTTGAGTGGCCCTTTTCAATCAGTAGCGATTTATTGATGGAGACCCCTGTCTGCAAAATATACCAACCACCAAACCCCCAAGTCGATCACCTGCCCTGTTTGGTATTTTTAGATCTATCATCCATTTAATAAACAATTGTTAAGAGCAGAGTCACGGGGAAGCCTGGGGGATCTCTCAAGCATCACAGGACTGAGGTACATCCTGGAACGggttccagtccatcacagggcaaatacacacacacacacacacaaatgtgcacacatgcacagagtCATAGAATATGGGCTATTTATACATTCTTGTTACCTTATTAGCATAATTTTAGACTCCAGGAGGAAACAGTTATATAATGTGTCAAGAAGATTGCAATTAGTAATACTAAAATAACAGTGCAGACAATTTTCACGTGTACTTCCAAATCACAAAATGATTAAATCTTAAAAAATATTAGTATtaaacacaaaaatattttcacatttctttagtattactttattttacaaGGGCATcctctgtttgttttttcaatGCTGTTATACAAAGCAATTATATagagattttttatttttatatttttattaattatgaaAAAGTTTAATAACAAGATGGTAcaaaatgaatacaaatgtcATAGCTGTTGTAAACATCAGTCATAATTAATATGTTTAAGcatttaaactgaaataaagATTTCCCAGTTCCTATTTGTATAGCCTGTAACCCAAGAGAGTGTTTTCCAGTTGTCAAAGTTTTGAAAGCACCGAGTCACAATATACAACGAGGCAGAGGTTTTTCTTTGGAGACAGAGAAACTGTCATAGAGGCAAAGTCATTAGAAATTGCCTTAAAGCAGCATTGTGTACTGAAAGCTTTTCTCTAAAGATGCACAAAAGCCTATATATTTCACAAGACATACTTTGCTTTATGTACATCTAATAGATGTAAATTGAACTAATGCTGacatgagttttttttttttcacttcaaCAGGGGGTGTGATCTCCTACATCGGTTCATCCAGTGCTTCCCCAAACTGCACCAGCCCTATGTCTATGTACAGTGAAAACTCGAATAGTAGTTTCCAGTCACTGGCCTTTTCACAGAACTCTTTTGGCTGCTCATTTCCACCCTCACCCAGTGGATCCCAGGATTCTACTCGTATCTATCTGAGTAGTAGCAGCTCCAGTGTGGGATCTGGGGAGGATGGCAATTCATCCAGCTCTGGGGGATCATCTTATGGACACGACGAGAGCAGCGGTTCTGGTTCCTCTCCCAGCAAGTCTGTAGTCAGCCTTACTAGTAAGTACAAGCTTACAGCTAGCAGATGAGGCTTATAATACAGACTGTGCATAAGCACTTGTCAAAGTTGCAGCTATACTTTATTAtggctgttttatttgtttaagaAGCTTTTGCTAAAGGAATTTGCCCAGATGCCAATTCATCCTCTATGGCTGGTTGCTTCACCAGAGTTGAATGGGATGGTGCTTCTGTGCAAAGTGTGTGGCGACGTAGCCTCTGGCTTCCACTACGGTGTTCATGCCTGTGAAGGATGCAAGGTAAGCTCTGTGTCCTGTGCATACAGGCTCTGCCAGCTGGTCTGTATGGCTAAGAGCAGAAAGGAGTGCTGACCCCTGGCTTCTGTCTGCAGGGATTCTTTCGCCGTAGCATCCAGCAAAACATCCAATATAAGAAGTGCCTGAAGAATGAGACATGCACCATCATAAGAATTAACCGCAACCGCTGCCAGCAGTGCCGCTTCAAGAAGTGTCTGTCTGTAGGCATGTCCCGTGACGGTGAGTTCTGCGTCTTTGCCTCCCGTCAGCCGCGAGTTACACCTTAGCGACATGAGATGTCACCTTCCTTTGTTTCCTTCGCAGCTGTGCGTTTCGGGCGCATCCCGAAACGGGAGAAGCAGCGCATGCTAGCAGAGATGCAGAGTGCTATGAACAACGTGGTAAATAACCAAGCAGTTGGCCTGACTTCCCCCTCTTTCCCAGGCCATGCCGTtgccccacagccccccccagcccagaccATGGCTCCGCCCCCTTCTCCACCTGCCACTATGTCTGCTTCTCCCCTGCCAGCCCTTCCCAACCAGAGCCCACGTCCACCCCCACCTGCTGCTTCCCCACCACTGTGCCCTAGCCCCAGTGTAGAACATACCATCTCAATAGTTTCCCGGGCCCATCGTGAGACCTTTGTCTATGCCTATGACAAGCTAGGCAAAGGCTTGTACTTCCGCAATGGTGGGGAGCTCAACAAATATGAGGCAAACTGCTGCCCCAGCGGTTACCACCTCAACAGCCTCAACAGCATCTTTCATCATGACAACAATGTATCGACATATAATTCTACGCCAGAGCATGGTTTGGCTCACCAGAACAATGGTTATCGGCTTTGCCTAAGCAACACCAATATGTTTGGGAACCACTATGGATCTGGGGTCAATGTTGCTCCCCAGGACCGCAACTGCCCCTGGAAGGAACGAAAAGAGATCTTATTAGTGAGTATGCCAGCTA
This genomic window from Paramormyrops kingsleyae isolate MSU_618 chromosome 22, PKINGS_0.4, whole genome shotgun sequence contains:
- the nr1d1 gene encoding nuclear receptor subfamily 1 group D member 1, producing MTVLELKMTTTMDTNNNDTGGVISYIGSSSASPNCTSPMSMYSENSNSSFQSLAFSQNSFGCSFPPSPSGSQDSTRIYLSSSSSSVGSGEDGNSSSSGGSSYGHDESSGSGSSPSKSVVSLTKLNGMVLLCKVCGDVASGFHYGVHACEGCKGFFRRSIQQNIQYKKCLKNETCTIIRINRNRCQQCRFKKCLSVGMSRDAVRFGRIPKREKQRMLAEMQSAMNNVVNNQAVGLTSPSFPGHAVAPQPPPAQTMAPPPSPPATMSASPLPALPNQSPRPPPPAASPPLCPSPSVEHTISIVSRAHRETFVYAYDKLGKGLYFRNGGELNKYEANCCPSGYHLNSLNSIFHHDNNVSTYNSTPEHGLAHQNNGYRLCLSNTNMFGNHYGSGVNVAPQDRNCPWKERKEILLACPMNMCPQSDPSKSAQEIWEDFSLSFTPAVREVVEFAKHIPGFSELSQHDQVTLLKAGTFEVLMVRFSSLFNVKEQTVTFVSGATYSLEALHDMGMGDLLGTMFDFSEKLSGLKLSAEELGLFTAVVLISADRSGIENVNSVELLQDSLIRALRTLVNKNDPGDSSRFTKLLLKLPDLRTLNNMHSEKLLSFRIDA